One Chloroflexota bacterium genomic region harbors:
- a CDS encoding response regulator transcription factor, translated as MPKILIIEDEPELVKVLRSYLEKSNFDVITAYRGDSGLTAWEQQKPDLVLLDLNLPGMDGLDVAREIRRKADTPIIMLTARVEEMDQLIGLELGADDYIAKPYSPRLVVAKVRAVLRRAVAEPIPSQVLTVADIQIDLDAHTVHQAGIPIELTPTEFDLLVALVAQPGRAYSRMQLLEASQGAAYEGYERTIDAHIKNLRAKLEPDPKAPRYIETVFGVGYRFARQ; from the coding sequence ATGCCCAAAATTCTGATTATCGAAGATGAACCCGAACTGGTCAAAGTGCTGCGCTCCTATTTGGAGAAATCCAACTTTGACGTGATTACTGCTTACCGCGGCGATAGCGGCCTGACCGCCTGGGAGCAGCAAAAGCCCGATCTGGTGCTGCTTGATCTCAACCTGCCCGGTATGGATGGCCTGGATGTAGCGCGTGAAATTCGCCGCAAGGCCGATACCCCGATCATCATGCTGACGGCGCGCGTCGAAGAGATGGATCAACTCATCGGATTGGAGTTGGGCGCCGATGATTACATCGCCAAACCCTATTCACCGCGGCTGGTGGTTGCCAAAGTGCGGGCTGTGTTACGCCGCGCGGTAGCAGAACCCATCCCGAGCCAGGTGCTGACCGTCGCCGATATTCAAATTGACCTCGATGCGCATACTGTTCATCAGGCCGGGATTCCCATCGAACTCACCCCCACCGAATTTGATCTTCTGGTTGCTCTGGTCGCCCAGCCGGGGCGCGCCTATTCGCGTATGCAATTACTCGAAGCTTCGCAAGGTGCAGCCTACGAGGGCTACGAGCGCACCATTGATGCTCATATTAAAAACTTGCGCGCCAAGCTGGAGCCTGACCCAAAAGCCCCGCGCTATATTGAAACTGTGTTTGGGGTGGGGTATCGTTTTGCGAGGCAATAA
- a CDS encoding HAMP domain-containing protein has protein sequence MRLRLILSFALVVLIATLSLVVIVRLNTAEAVRNFMFRGGAAGVAPLVEDLESYYQEMGSWQGVGRTISATQHGNSGRGAGAGQPSAGNNASGGSQNLHLRLLDSDGNVIFDTDGNWANETATSEEMQRAIPLHHKFQTVGYLLTEGGAQFTTDNETQLVEQLNRAALIAALIAGGVALLLALLLAHSLLRPVRDLTHAAADMADGDLSQRVELQGADEWVTLGQAFNHMAASLEQAEDRRRALTADIAHELRTPLAVQRAHLEALQDGIYELTQENLLPIEAQTHILTRLVDDLRTLALADSGQLALERVPVDFSALVERVVNRFQPQAGAQQTGLALTLDVDSVHFAVDPQRIEQIINNLLSNALRYAAGGSIRVRLARTPERVTLSVHDSGPGIPENSLPHIFERFYKTEKSRRSAYGSTGLGLSIARKLAQAHGGDLSAANHPQGGALFTLELPL, from the coding sequence ATGCGTCTGCGCCTCATCCTTTCCTTTGCTCTTGTTGTGCTCATTGCCACGCTCAGCCTGGTGGTGATTGTGCGCCTGAATACCGCCGAGGCTGTGCGCAACTTTATGTTTCGCGGCGGCGCGGCGGGGGTTGCCCCACTCGTGGAAGATTTGGAAAGCTATTATCAGGAAATGGGAAGTTGGCAGGGGGTGGGTAGAACCATCAGCGCCACGCAGCACGGCAACTCTGGCCGCGGCGCGGGAGCCGGGCAGCCAAGCGCGGGCAATAATGCCAGCGGCGGCAGCCAGAACCTGCATTTGCGCTTGCTCGACTCTGATGGCAATGTGATTTTTGATACCGATGGTAATTGGGCCAACGAAACCGCCACCAGTGAAGAAATGCAGCGCGCGATTCCCCTGCACCATAAATTTCAAACCGTCGGCTATTTGCTGACCGAGGGCGGGGCGCAGTTCACGACTGACAACGAGACTCAACTCGTTGAGCAGTTGAATCGCGCTGCGCTGATCGCTGCGCTGATCGCGGGTGGCGTGGCCTTGCTGCTGGCCTTGCTGCTGGCGCATAGCCTGCTGCGCCCCGTGCGCGATCTCACCCACGCGGCTGCCGACATGGCTGATGGCGATCTGAGTCAGCGTGTTGAACTGCAGGGCGCGGACGAATGGGTTACACTTGGGCAGGCCTTCAACCACATGGCTGCCTCTTTAGAGCAGGCCGAAGACCGCCGCCGTGCCCTCACCGCTGATATTGCCCACGAGTTGCGCACCCCCCTGGCCGTGCAGCGCGCCCATCTCGAAGCCCTGCAGGATGGCATTTACGAACTCACGCAGGAAAACTTGTTACCCATCGAAGCGCAAACGCATATTCTCACGCGTTTGGTGGATGATTTACGAACCCTGGCTCTGGCGGATTCCGGCCAATTGGCGCTGGAACGCGTCCCGGTGGATTTCTCTGCCCTGGTAGAGCGCGTAGTGAATCGTTTTCAGCCCCAGGCAGGCGCGCAGCAAACCGGGTTGGCGCTCACCCTCGATGTGGATTCAGTGCATTTCGCCGTTGATCCGCAGCGCATCGAGCAGATTATTAATAATTTACTGAGCAACGCCCTGCGCTATGCCGCCGGGGGTAGTATCCGCGTGAGATTGGCACGCACCCCCGAGCGAGTCACGCTTAGCGTTCACGACTCTGGCCCTGGCATCCCCGAAAATTCGCTGCCACATATTTTTGAGCGTTTCTATAAAACCGAAAAATCCCGCCGCAGCGCATACGGTTCCACTGGGCTGGGGCTTTCGATTGCTCGCAAGCTGGCTCAGGCGCACGGCGGCGATTTATCAGCTGCCAATCACCCACAAGGTGGCGCATTATTTACATTGGAATTACCGCTTTAG